The following are encoded in a window of Halosolutus halophilus genomic DNA:
- a CDS encoding CBS domain-containing protein, whose product MDDIFVARVMSTSLHTVTPDTLVEDAGQVMLENDIGSVVVVDDDNQLEGILTTTDFVNIVAESHPKAETSVSRYMTTDVVTASAQDSIVDAADAMVEHKFHHLPVVDDDEGVIGMVTTSDLAAYLSRVSAPTPEDL is encoded by the coding sequence ATGGACGATATTTTCGTCGCACGAGTTATGTCCACGTCACTCCACACCGTGACGCCGGACACGCTCGTCGAGGACGCGGGACAGGTAATGCTCGAAAACGACATCGGCTCGGTCGTCGTCGTCGACGACGACAACCAGCTCGAAGGAATCCTGACGACGACCGACTTCGTCAACATCGTCGCGGAGAGCCACCCGAAAGCCGAGACGTCGGTCTCGCGGTACATGACCACGGACGTCGTCACGGCCTCCGCACAGGACAGTATCGTCGACGCGGCGGACGCGATGGTCGAACACAAGTTCCACCACCTCCCGGTCGTCGACGACGACGAGGGCGTCATCGGGATGGTCACGACCTCGGACCTGGCAGCGTATCTCTCGCGCGTGTCCGCACCGACCCCCGAAGACCTGTAG
- a CDS encoding 8-oxo-dGTP diphosphatase encodes MIEATLCFPLRNRAPGDGSGGDERDATDEVLLIEKRRGLGEGWYNGPGGKLEGGETPRECAVRETREEVGLAVREVTKAGELTFTLDGDPHTFCHVYRTRSFDGEPTPSDEARPEWVPVGEVPYDRMWEDDRLWLPAVLEGDTVAGEFRFEGGKPLDEAAFVDHDLERGVSFDDRP; translated from the coding sequence ATGATCGAGGCGACGCTGTGTTTTCCGCTCCGGAACCGCGCTCCCGGGGACGGATCGGGCGGGGACGAACGCGACGCGACCGACGAAGTGCTCCTGATCGAGAAGCGTCGCGGTCTCGGCGAGGGGTGGTACAACGGCCCCGGCGGCAAACTCGAGGGCGGCGAGACGCCCCGGGAGTGTGCCGTTCGCGAGACCCGCGAGGAGGTCGGACTCGCGGTTCGCGAGGTGACGAAAGCCGGCGAACTCACGTTTACGCTCGACGGCGACCCGCACACGTTCTGTCACGTCTACCGGACCCGATCGTTCGACGGCGAGCCGACCCCCTCCGACGAGGCCCGCCCGGAGTGGGTTCCGGTCGGCGAGGTGCCCTACGATCGGATGTGGGAGGACGATCGACTCTGGCTCCCGGCCGTCCTCGAGGGGGACACCGTCGCCGGCGAGTTCCGGTTCGAGGGCGGCAAGCCGCTGGACGAAGCCGCCTTCGTCGATCACGACCTCGAGCGGGGCGTCTCGTTCGACGACCGGCCGTGA
- a CDS encoding polymer-forming cytoskeletal protein → MRETSRRRSVLVAAAGAVTTALAGCLGDDEDDGECDGECENEIRDVGGNRSQTDDRSVTGVTIDEDTDESVSADGPVEVRAGVAVGGDVSGVSVTIGEDAAVDGSVSGTAVTIRPGAIVEGDVTAESIDVSDDAEVGGEIDEDGAAADEDERADGDEDGDGDRESDEENEDEEEHEDEEENEDEEENEDEDENEDEEDEDGTDDEDEDEGDGEEEREGEDEDEREGEDENGGDDE, encoded by the coding sequence ATGCGCGAGACGTCTCGACGCCGATCGGTCCTCGTGGCGGCCGCTGGCGCGGTGACGACCGCGCTCGCGGGCTGTCTGGGCGACGACGAGGATGACGGTGAGTGCGACGGCGAGTGCGAGAACGAGATCAGGGACGTCGGTGGAAATCGATCCCAAACCGACGACCGCTCGGTGACGGGCGTTACGATCGACGAGGATACGGACGAGAGCGTCTCGGCCGACGGTCCCGTCGAGGTCCGTGCTGGCGTCGCGGTCGGCGGTGACGTCAGCGGCGTGTCGGTGACGATCGGCGAGGACGCCGCCGTGGACGGGAGCGTCTCCGGCACGGCGGTGACGATCCGCCCCGGTGCGATCGTCGAGGGCGACGTGACCGCCGAGTCGATCGACGTCAGTGACGACGCCGAGGTCGGCGGGGAAATCGACGAGGATGGCGCGGCTGCTGACGAAGACGAGAGAGCCGACGGAGACGAGGACGGAGACGGGGATCGGGAAAGCGACGAAGAGAACGAAGACGAGGAAGAGCACGAAGACGAGGAAGAGAACGAAGACGAGGAAGAGAACGAAGACGAGGACGAGAACGAGGATGAGGAAGACGAGGACGGGACAGACGACGAGGACGAAGATGAAGGGGATGGAGAGGAGGAGCGCGAGGGTGAAGACGAAGATGAGCGCGAGGGCGAGGATGAGAACGGCGGAGACGACGAGTAA
- a CDS encoding quinone oxidoreductase family protein: MKAIEVTEYGDSEQLAVVDREVPVPEAGEVRIDVEAAGINFADIMQRRGLYPGGPDAPYVPGMEAAGTIDATGEGVGLDEGDRVVAMVNTGGYAEYTTADAQMLFPIPEGMSFEEAAGFPVQFLTAHSCLFEWGGLEEDETVLIQAAAGGVGTAAVQLATNHGAEVFGTASTQEKLDLAAELGCDHPINYTETDFREVVDEETDGEGVDLVLESVGDDVFDRSLDAMAHFGRMVTFGVASGVPASAENQRLLFENKTVKGFHLGQAAYHDPSKIMKAVPDLTQGLTNGDLEVVLGDSFALEDAADAHQYIEDRKSSGKVVLKP; encoded by the coding sequence ATGAAAGCGATCGAGGTAACAGAGTACGGAGACAGCGAACAGCTCGCGGTCGTGGACCGAGAGGTTCCGGTGCCGGAAGCGGGCGAGGTCCGGATCGACGTCGAAGCCGCGGGGATCAACTTCGCCGACATCATGCAGCGCCGAGGGCTCTACCCGGGTGGGCCGGACGCTCCCTACGTCCCCGGCATGGAAGCCGCCGGGACGATCGACGCGACCGGCGAGGGCGTCGGACTCGACGAGGGCGATCGCGTCGTCGCGATGGTGAACACCGGCGGCTACGCGGAGTACACCACCGCCGACGCCCAGATGCTCTTTCCCATTCCGGAGGGGATGAGTTTCGAGGAGGCCGCGGGCTTCCCGGTCCAGTTCCTCACCGCTCACTCCTGTCTGTTCGAGTGGGGCGGCCTCGAGGAGGACGAGACGGTCCTGATCCAGGCCGCCGCCGGTGGCGTCGGGACGGCCGCCGTCCAGTTGGCCACGAACCACGGTGCAGAGGTGTTCGGCACCGCGAGCACGCAGGAAAAACTCGACCTCGCGGCGGAACTGGGCTGTGATCACCCGATCAACTACACCGAGACGGACTTCCGCGAAGTCGTCGACGAGGAGACGGACGGCGAGGGCGTCGACCTCGTCCTGGAGAGCGTCGGCGACGACGTCTTCGATCGCAGCCTCGACGCGATGGCCCACTTCGGCCGGATGGTCACCTTCGGGGTCGCGAGCGGGGTCCCCGCGAGCGCCGAGAACCAGCGGCTCCTCTTCGAGAACAAGACCGTCAAAGGATTCCACCTCGGCCAGGCCGCCTACCACGACCCGAGCAAGATCATGAAGGCCGTCCCCGACCTCACGCAGGGGCTCACGAACGGCGACCTCGAGGTCGTCCTCGGCGACTCGTTCGCGCTCGAAGACGCGGCCGACGCCCACCAGTACATCGAAGACCGCAAGAGTTCCGGCAAAGTCGTCCTGAAGCCCTGA
- the proS gene encoding proline--tRNA ligase: MSDESQELGITESKSHKPGEWYAEVVQKAGLADYAPMGGFIVTKPRGYALWESIQDALDGWFKETGVQNTYFPLFIPESYLEREKDIVEGFDPEVAWVTQGGHEELEERLAVRPTSESIIAPFMAEWVRSHRDLPLRLNQWCSVVRWEATETKPFFRTKEFLWQEGHTAHATDAGAWEEVWTRLGQYERVYEDVLAIPVLRGKKPEHDKFPGADTTTTVEALMPDGKSVQGGTSHHLGQSFAEAFDITFVDEDEEEQTAYTTSWGLSWRALGALIMTHSDDQGLVLPPTIAPTQVAIVPIWQADTKEKVLEYSEAIAAELEDAGLRVELDDRDERNPGFKFNEHELNGVPLRLEIGPNEVDDEEVTLVHRPDTENVVADREGLVETVEENLDAIYDKLYDAAAENLEANVREAHSPEEILGTIGKHGGYVKTPWCGDQACEEAIKEKIAAEIVMQPLAEEGGSSAGEPVRPDDDAACGVCGDAADEIAYFAKSY; this comes from the coding sequence ATGAGCGACGAGAGTCAGGAACTCGGGATCACCGAGTCGAAATCGCACAAACCCGGCGAGTGGTACGCCGAGGTCGTCCAGAAGGCAGGGCTTGCGGACTACGCGCCGATGGGCGGGTTCATCGTCACGAAGCCCCGCGGCTACGCGCTGTGGGAGTCGATCCAGGACGCGCTGGACGGGTGGTTCAAGGAGACCGGCGTCCAGAACACCTACTTCCCGCTGTTCATCCCGGAGAGCTACCTCGAGCGCGAGAAGGACATCGTCGAGGGGTTCGACCCCGAGGTGGCGTGGGTCACCCAGGGCGGCCACGAGGAACTGGAGGAGCGTCTCGCCGTTCGACCGACGAGCGAGTCGATCATCGCGCCCTTCATGGCCGAGTGGGTCCGGAGCCACCGCGACCTGCCGCTGCGACTGAACCAGTGGTGTTCGGTCGTCCGGTGGGAGGCCACCGAGACCAAGCCGTTCTTCCGGACGAAGGAGTTCCTCTGGCAGGAGGGCCACACCGCCCACGCGACCGACGCGGGGGCCTGGGAAGAAGTCTGGACGCGCCTGGGCCAGTACGAACGCGTCTACGAGGACGTGCTGGCGATTCCGGTGCTTCGCGGGAAGAAGCCCGAACACGACAAGTTCCCCGGCGCGGACACGACCACGACGGTCGAGGCGCTGATGCCCGACGGCAAGTCCGTCCAGGGTGGCACCAGTCACCACCTGGGCCAGTCCTTCGCCGAGGCGTTCGACATCACGTTCGTCGACGAAGACGAGGAGGAGCAGACCGCCTACACGACGTCGTGGGGGCTCTCCTGGCGTGCACTCGGCGCGCTCATCATGACGCACTCGGACGACCAGGGACTCGTTCTCCCGCCGACGATCGCACCCACCCAGGTCGCGATCGTTCCCATCTGGCAGGCCGACACCAAGGAGAAAGTCCTCGAGTACTCGGAAGCGATCGCCGCCGAACTCGAGGATGCGGGCCTGCGCGTCGAACTCGACGATCGCGACGAGCGCAATCCCGGCTTCAAATTCAACGAACACGAACTCAATGGCGTCCCCCTCCGACTGGAGATCGGTCCCAACGAGGTCGACGACGAGGAGGTCACGCTCGTCCACCGGCCGGACACCGAGAACGTCGTCGCCGATCGCGAGGGACTCGTCGAGACCGTCGAGGAGAACCTCGACGCCATCTACGACAAGTTGTACGACGCGGCCGCGGAGAACCTGGAAGCGAACGTCCGCGAGGCACACAGCCCCGAGGAGATCCTCGGCACGATCGGCAAGCACGGTGGCTACGTGAAGACGCCGTGGTGTGGCGACCAGGCCTGCGAGGAGGCGATCAAGGAGAAGATCGCCGCCGAAATCGTGATGCAGCCGCTGGCCGAGGAGGGCGGCTCGAGCGCGGGCGAACCAGTCCGTCCGGACGACGACGCGGCGTGTGGTGTCTGCGGCGACGCCGCCGACGAGATCGCGTACTTCGCGAAATCGTACTGA
- the gltB gene encoding glutamate synthase large subunit gives MPQPHSSTERSQGLADPADERSNCGVGVVMDLDGEGGHDVVSDGLELLVNLEHRGTTGAEKNTGDGAGILLQLPDAFFSSVLEASLPDPYAAGSIFFPQDDEAREELVAIAEDVFDRYDLSVVEWRDVPTNNADLGETAVAAEPDVWQVFVTPEDDVDGDDLDRRLYVARRALENEIETRDVEGADRFYVCSLDSKTIVYKGLLKGEQVPAYYPDLTDERTASTFAMVHERFSTNTLGAWHLAHPYRNIIHNGEFNTIQGNINWMRARETDIESDVLEDLEAVKPIIDDPDQSDTASVDNALELLMQDGRDLAHALRMLIPEAWRGDDAMDSARKDWYDFHASLVEPWDGPALVAATDGERVGAVLDRNGLRPCRYDVTSDNRLIMASEAGALDADPAEIEERGRLKPGQLFLADPNEGRVIPDEEVFDDLTDDRYGEWVEQEQVHLDDIRTTADNTPRERVDGLRDYQAAFGYTRDELDNMIEPMIQKGKDPVGSMGDDTPLSVLTEFNRPLFSYFKQLFAQVTNPPLDYIREELVTSVESRLGFQRNLLSESPEHARQLVLDSPILTDAELESIRDCSANGITAATVDITYEPESDAPGTDLEAAIERVREESVDAIEAGHDVLVLSDRNVGAERAAIPSLLATGGVHHHLVRNGLRNHVGLVVESADPRTVHHFATLVGYGAGAINPYLAYQTIEDITAGEDGADTQVAIDAYVGAVEDGLLKIMAKMGISTVESYQGAQIFEAVGLDSDLVADYFTGTENRTEGIGLAEIEEDVRERHETAFGGDDNSNLARSGEFEHRSTGIHHQWNPDTVGTLQQAVRSNDYERYGDFAEQINDQQQTLQTLRGLLEFDSDRDPVPIEEVEPIKDIVQRFSTAAMSLGSLSPEAHENNSIAMNRIGGKSNSGEGGEPPERFDTERECNVKQVASGRFGVTSTYLSSADELQIKMAQGSKPGEGGHLPGEKVNEMIAHVRKSTPGVGLISPPPLHDIYSIEDLKQLIFDLKAANEEADINVKLVSEAGIGTIAAGVAKANADVVHISGHSGGTGASPRTSIKSAGLPWELGLAEANQMLCRTGLRDRIRVSADGGMKTGRDVAVAALLGAEEYVFGTASLVTSGCVMARQCHKNTCPVGVATQREDLRKRFPGEPEHVINYMTFIAQELREIMADLGFRTVDEMIGQVGVLSQRDDVDHPKARNVDLSEVLADPGSEVRRKIREQDHELEDQLDRDLIEAAADAIEDGEPVSLATDVTNVDRTVGAMLSNRITSRYGESGLPEDTISVDLEGTAGQSFGAFLANGVSLHLDGSANDYVGKGLSGGKITVRTPETAAYDPTENVAIGNVALYGATGGQLYVNGVAGERFAVRNSGAKAVVEGVGDHGCEYMTGGVVAVLGETGTNFAAGMSGGVAYVYDPDREFEAKANTGMVSLHEELEEKDEAMLRRLVENHVAYTGSDRGELILENWDRAVDAFVKVMPEAYHRAITEQGSDDVRNELPGSPEAEAVVESAGFAASDD, from the coding sequence ATGCCACAGCCACACTCATCCACCGAGCGTTCGCAGGGTCTCGCCGACCCGGCGGACGAACGGTCGAACTGCGGGGTCGGCGTCGTGATGGACCTCGACGGTGAGGGAGGCCACGACGTCGTCTCCGACGGCCTCGAACTCCTCGTCAATCTCGAACACCGCGGGACCACTGGCGCGGAGAAAAACACCGGCGACGGGGCTGGCATCCTGCTCCAGCTTCCGGACGCCTTCTTTTCGAGCGTCCTCGAGGCATCTCTCCCGGACCCCTACGCCGCCGGCTCGATCTTCTTCCCGCAGGACGACGAGGCTCGCGAGGAACTGGTCGCGATCGCCGAGGACGTCTTCGATCGGTACGACCTCTCGGTCGTCGAGTGGCGGGACGTCCCGACGAACAACGCGGACCTCGGCGAGACGGCCGTCGCCGCCGAACCCGACGTCTGGCAGGTGTTCGTCACGCCCGAGGACGACGTCGACGGCGACGACCTCGATCGACGGCTCTACGTCGCGCGACGCGCGCTCGAAAACGAAATTGAAACGCGTGACGTCGAGGGCGCGGATCGCTTCTACGTCTGCTCGCTCGATTCGAAGACGATCGTCTACAAGGGCCTGCTCAAGGGCGAGCAGGTGCCCGCCTACTACCCCGATCTGACCGACGAGCGGACGGCGTCGACGTTCGCGATGGTCCACGAGCGGTTCTCGACGAACACGCTCGGTGCCTGGCACCTCGCCCACCCGTACCGAAACATCATCCACAACGGCGAGTTCAACACCATCCAGGGCAACATCAACTGGATGCGCGCCCGCGAGACGGACATCGAGAGCGACGTCCTCGAAGACCTCGAAGCGGTCAAGCCGATCATCGACGACCCCGACCAGTCCGACACCGCGAGCGTCGACAACGCGCTCGAACTCCTCATGCAGGACGGGCGCGACCTCGCACACGCCCTGCGGATGCTCATTCCCGAGGCCTGGCGCGGCGACGACGCCATGGATTCGGCCCGCAAGGACTGGTACGACTTCCACGCCTCGCTCGTCGAGCCGTGGGACGGTCCCGCACTCGTGGCGGCGACCGACGGCGAACGCGTCGGCGCGGTGCTCGATCGCAACGGCCTCCGTCCGTGCCGGTACGACGTCACGAGCGATAACCGCCTGATCATGGCCAGCGAGGCCGGCGCGCTCGACGCCGACCCCGCCGAAATCGAGGAACGCGGCCGCCTCAAGCCCGGGCAACTGTTCCTCGCAGATCCGAACGAGGGACGGGTCATTCCCGACGAGGAGGTCTTCGACGATCTCACCGACGATCGCTACGGCGAGTGGGTCGAACAGGAGCAGGTCCATCTCGACGACATTCGAACCACGGCCGACAACACCCCGCGGGAGAGGGTCGACGGGCTGCGCGACTACCAGGCCGCGTTCGGCTATACGCGGGACGAACTCGACAACATGATCGAGCCGATGATCCAGAAGGGGAAAGACCCCGTCGGCTCGATGGGCGACGACACGCCGTTGTCGGTACTCACGGAGTTCAACCGCCCGCTCTTTTCCTACTTCAAGCAGCTGTTCGCGCAGGTCACCAACCCGCCGCTCGACTACATCCGCGAGGAACTTGTCACCTCGGTGGAGAGCCGGCTGGGCTTCCAGCGCAACCTGCTTTCCGAATCACCCGAACACGCCCGCCAACTCGTGCTCGACTCCCCCATCCTCACCGACGCGGAACTCGAGTCGATCCGAGACTGCTCGGCCAACGGGATCACCGCCGCGACGGTCGACATCACCTACGAACCCGAGAGCGACGCGCCCGGGACCGACTTGGAGGCGGCGATCGAACGCGTTCGCGAGGAGAGCGTCGACGCCATCGAGGCGGGCCACGACGTGCTCGTCCTCTCCGATCGGAACGTCGGCGCCGAGCGCGCGGCGATCCCGAGCCTGCTCGCGACGGGGGGCGTCCACCACCACCTCGTCCGCAACGGGCTGCGCAACCACGTCGGGCTCGTCGTCGAGTCCGCCGATCCGCGGACCGTCCACCACTTCGCGACGCTCGTCGGCTACGGTGCCGGTGCGATCAACCCGTACCTCGCCTACCAGACGATCGAAGACATCACCGCCGGCGAGGACGGCGCGGACACCCAGGTCGCGATCGACGCCTACGTCGGTGCGGTCGAGGACGGCCTGCTGAAGATCATGGCCAAGATGGGGATCTCGACGGTCGAGAGCTATCAGGGGGCCCAGATCTTCGAGGCCGTCGGTCTCGACTCGGATCTCGTCGCGGACTACTTCACCGGCACCGAGAACCGCACCGAGGGGATCGGACTCGCCGAGATCGAGGAGGACGTCCGCGAACGCCACGAGACCGCCTTCGGCGGGGACGACAACTCGAATCTCGCCCGTTCCGGCGAGTTCGAGCACCGGTCGACCGGTATCCACCACCAGTGGAACCCCGACACCGTCGGTACGCTCCAGCAGGCCGTGCGATCGAACGACTACGAGCGCTACGGTGACTTCGCCGAACAGATCAACGACCAGCAGCAAACCCTCCAGACCCTGCGCGGACTGCTCGAGTTCGACAGCGACCGGGACCCGGTCCCGATCGAGGAGGTGGAACCGATCAAAGACATCGTCCAGCGGTTCTCGACCGCGGCGATGTCGCTCGGCAGCCTGTCGCCGGAAGCCCACGAGAACAACTCGATCGCGATGAACCGCATCGGCGGCAAGTCCAACTCGGGCGAGGGCGGCGAACCGCCGGAACGGTTCGACACCGAACGCGAGTGCAACGTGAAGCAAGTCGCGTCGGGCCGCTTCGGCGTCACGAGCACCTACCTCTCGTCGGCCGACGAACTCCAGATCAAGATGGCCCAGGGCTCCAAGCCCGGCGAGGGCGGTCACCTCCCCGGCGAGAAGGTCAACGAGATGATCGCCCACGTCCGCAAGTCCACGCCGGGCGTCGGCCTCATCTCGCCGCCGCCGCTGCACGACATTTACTCGATCGAGGACCTGAAACAGCTGATCTTCGACCTCAAAGCCGCGAACGAGGAGGCGGACATCAACGTCAAACTCGTCAGCGAGGCCGGCATCGGCACGATCGCGGCCGGCGTCGCGAAGGCCAACGCCGACGTGGTCCACATCTCGGGCCACTCCGGCGGGACGGGTGCGTCGCCGCGCACCTCGATCAAGAGCGCGGGGCTCCCCTGGGAACTCGGCCTCGCCGAAGCGAACCAGATGCTCTGTCGGACCGGCCTGCGCGATCGGATCCGCGTCTCCGCCGACGGCGGGATGAAGACGGGGCGCGACGTCGCCGTCGCCGCCCTGCTCGGGGCCGAGGAGTACGTCTTCGGGACCGCCTCGCTCGTCACGTCCGGCTGCGTGATGGCCCGGCAGTGTCACAAGAACACCTGCCCGGTCGGCGTCGCCACCCAGCGCGAGGACCTGCGCAAGCGGTTCCCCGGCGAACCCGAACACGTGATTAATTACATGACCTTCATCGCGCAGGAACTGCGCGAGATCATGGCCGACCTCGGCTTCCGCACGGTCGACGAGATGATCGGCCAGGTCGGCGTGCTCTCCCAGCGCGACGACGTCGACCACCCGAAGGCCCGCAACGTCGACCTCTCGGAAGTCCTCGCGGATCCCGGCAGCGAGGTCCGGCGCAAGATCCGCGAGCAGGACCACGAACTCGAGGACCAGCTCGATCGGGACCTCATCGAAGCCGCGGCCGACGCGATCGAGGACGGGGAACCGGTCTCGCTCGCGACCGACGTTACCAACGTCGATCGGACCGTCGGCGCGATGCTCTCGAACCGCATCACGAGCCGTTACGGCGAATCCGGTCTCCCCGAGGACACGATTTCGGTCGATCTCGAGGGGACGGCCGGCCAGAGTTTCGGCGCGTTCCTCGCGAACGGCGTCTCGCTACACCTCGACGGTAGCGCCAACGACTACGTCGGCAAGGGGCTCTCGGGCGGCAAGATCACGGTCCGGACGCCGGAGACGGCCGCCTACGATCCGACCGAGAACGTCGCGATCGGCAACGTCGCGCTGTACGGCGCGACCGGCGGTCAACTGTACGTCAACGGCGTGGCCGGCGAGCGCTTCGCCGTCCGCAACTCCGGCGCGAAGGCCGTCGTCGAGGGCGTCGGCGACCACGGCTGCGAGTACATGACCGGCGGCGTCGTCGCCGTGCTCGGCGAGACGGGCACGAACTTCGCCGCAGGGATGTCCGGCGGCGTCGCCTACGTCTACGACCCGGACCGCGAGTTCGAAGCGAAAGCCAACACCGGGATGGTCTCGCTCCACGAGGAGCTAGAAGAGAAAGACGAGGCGATGCTGCGCCGACTCGTCGAGAACCACGTCGCCTACACCGGTTCCGATCGGGGCGAACTCATCCTCGAGAACTGGGACCGTGCGGTCGACGCCTTCGTGAAGGTCATGCCGGAGGCCTACCACCGAGCGATCACCGAACAGGGCTCGGACGACGTGCGCAACGAACTGCCCGGTTCGCCCGAGGCGGAGGCCGTCGTCGAGTCGGCCGGGTTCGCCGCGAGCGACGACTGA
- a CDS encoding peroxidase-related enzyme (This protein belongs to a clade of uncharacterized proteins related to peroxidases such as the alkylhydroperoxidase AhpD.) encodes MSEPESDPDASLESQPDLADDAMHRFPVPEFENLPDDLQERIADETDRAGFTPNVFSAMAYKPSHFRAFFAYHDALVEDTALEREEIEMIVVAVSGVNHCYYCNVAHGALVRIYADDPQLADQLVANYRTADINDAHRTMLDVAVKLTERPTEVEESDLAALRDAGFSEEAIWDVAAVTAFYNLSNRLAMFADMRPNDEFHTLGRE; translated from the coding sequence ATGTCCGAACCGGAATCAGACCCCGACGCCAGTCTCGAATCCCAGCCCGATCTCGCAGACGACGCCATGCACCGATTCCCCGTCCCCGAGTTCGAGAACCTCCCCGACGATCTCCAGGAGCGCATCGCCGACGAGACCGATCGGGCGGGCTTTACGCCGAACGTGTTCTCGGCGATGGCGTACAAACCGTCGCACTTCCGCGCGTTCTTCGCGTACCACGATGCGCTGGTCGAGGACACCGCCCTGGAGCGCGAGGAGATCGAGATGATCGTCGTCGCAGTTTCGGGCGTCAACCACTGTTACTACTGCAACGTCGCCCACGGCGCACTCGTCCGGATCTACGCGGACGACCCGCAACTCGCCGATCAACTCGTGGCGAACTACCGGACCGCGGATATCAACGACGCCCACCGGACGATGCTCGACGTCGCCGTAAAACTCACAGAACGGCCGACGGAGGTCGAGGAGAGCGATCTCGCGGCCCTGCGCGACGCCGGCTTCAGCGAGGAGGCGATCTGGGACGTTGCGGCCGTCACGGCCTTCTACAACCTGAGCAACCGGCTGGCGATGTTCGCGGACATGCGACCGAACGACGAGTTCCACACGCTGGGAAGAGAATAA
- a CDS encoding GIY-YIG nuclease family protein, which translates to MGGTYVLVIDVPEAIELDVGALGTREFPAGAYAYVGTAFGPGGFARVDRHRELARGSRDVRHWHVDYLLGQSETRLESAITFPDADRECELADRLPGDRVAGFGASDCTCAAHLLAAPDAEAIREAATAEGGTPADE; encoded by the coding sequence ATGGGCGGCACGTACGTGCTCGTGATCGACGTTCCGGAGGCGATCGAACTCGACGTCGGCGCGCTGGGGACCCGCGAGTTCCCTGCGGGCGCGTACGCCTACGTCGGCACCGCGTTCGGCCCCGGCGGCTTCGCCCGCGTCGACCGCCACCGCGAACTCGCCCGCGGCAGCCGCGACGTGCGCCACTGGCACGTCGATTACCTGCTCGGCCAGTCCGAGACGCGACTCGAGAGCGCGATCACGTTCCCCGACGCCGATCGGGAGTGCGAACTGGCGGATCGGCTGCCGGGCGATCGGGTCGCCGGATTCGGGGCCTCGGACTGCACCTGTGCGGCCCATCTGCTCGCCGCGCCCGACGCCGAGGCGATCCGCGAGGCGGCGACGGCCGAAGGCGGCACGCCCGCAGACGAGTGA
- a CDS encoding RAD55 family ATPase, whose protein sequence is MSEHRSTDRTPQYPLRCDHCHYPIPDELQEGTDGQYCSESCREAADDESTMPDPDAYKRVVTGIEPLDSLVPNGIPADSFLLLSGDEGTRRSELLTELVWRAIERGEPAIVVAYANPPTAALERFFGNGWNVLPALESDRLRIVDCFTHRLSDREEFLETCSQWQTFVGEAAADSIVAVEEPSDGPAVAEALHEALDALEMTETGLVAIDSLDELGRLLQRERVHDFVTEVRGTVCTARYVPIVAGATTAGSDSYPEDEYVFDGIVDLRLTDQLAPETRLKQLGVRKLIGAQFLPQWITYEYEPARGLFAFGPSTDAREVYDLANGPRVSDRR, encoded by the coding sequence ATGAGTGAGCACCGATCGACGGACCGGACACCCCAGTATCCACTCCGGTGCGATCACTGCCACTACCCGATCCCGGACGAACTGCAGGAGGGGACGGACGGGCAATACTGCTCCGAGAGCTGTCGCGAGGCCGCCGACGACGAGTCGACGATGCCCGATCCCGACGCCTACAAACGCGTCGTGACGGGGATCGAACCGCTCGACTCCCTCGTACCGAACGGCATCCCGGCGGACTCGTTTCTGCTGCTCTCCGGTGACGAGGGCACCCGCCGAAGCGAACTCCTGACCGAACTCGTCTGGCGCGCCATCGAACGGGGCGAGCCCGCGATCGTCGTCGCCTACGCCAACCCGCCGACGGCGGCCCTCGAGCGGTTCTTCGGGAACGGCTGGAACGTCCTCCCGGCGCTCGAGAGCGATCGGCTGCGGATCGTCGACTGTTTCACCCACCGGCTCTCGGACCGCGAGGAGTTCCTCGAAACCTGCAGCCAGTGGCAGACGTTCGTGGGCGAGGCGGCGGCGGACTCGATCGTTGCCGTCGAAGAGCCGAGCGACGGGCCGGCGGTGGCCGAAGCGTTGCACGAGGCGCTGGACGCCCTCGAGATGACCGAAACGGGACTGGTGGCGATCGACTCGCTTGACGAACTCGGACGGCTGCTCCAGCGCGAACGCGTCCACGACTTCGTCACCGAGGTTCGCGGGACGGTCTGTACGGCCCGGTACGTGCCGATCGTTGCGGGGGCGACAACGGCCGGAAGCGACAGCTATCCGGAGGACGAGTACGTCTTCGACGGGATCGTCGATCTGCGGCTGACGGACCAGCTCGCGCCCGAGACCCGCCTCAAGCAACTCGGGGTGCGCAAACTGATCGGGGCACAGTTCCTGCCACAGTGGATCACCTACGAGTACGAACCGGCCCGTGGCCTGTTCGCGTTCGGCCCGTCGACTGACGCGAGGGAGGTATACGATCTTGCGAACGGACCGCGTGTCTCCGACCGCCGGTGA